In Vigna unguiculata cultivar IT97K-499-35 unplaced genomic scaffold, ASM411807v1 contig_255, whole genome shotgun sequence, one DNA window encodes the following:
- the LOC114171416 gene encoding elongation factor Tu, mitochondrial-like — translation MATLLLRHSSSTSRRLFPLASQIHSSVSRSPLSTPSDSTSTSFYSFNSNPWWRSMATFTRTKPHVNVGTIGHVDHGKTTLTAVITKVLADEGKAKVVAFDEIDKALEEKKRGITIATAHVEYETAKRHYAHVDCPGHTDYVKNMITGAAQMDGGILVVSAPDGPMPQTKEHILLARHVGVPSLVCFLNKVDAVDDPELLELVEMELRELVSFYKFPGDEIPIIRGSALSALQGTNDEIGRQAILKLMDVVDAYIPDPVRQLDKPFLMPIEDVFSIQGRGTVATSRVEQGVIKVGEEVEVLGLMQEPYFLMLDVLLNFFFKLLIKFENWSFRLSLALASSSSRSGTGVTLLCSRPMWDTVLSLPLARRMKLLKVSSLSSEVLSEFAARPCCPFQARVVSTAGLAARHLILGSYPASLEATLVGLKSVRCKVYGFSTNLVKLK, via the exons ATGGCCACTCTTCTTCTCAGACACTCCTCTTCCACTTCTCGCCGCCTCTTCCCCTTAGCCTCTCAAATCCACTCTTCCGTATCTCGTTCTCCTCTCTCTACTCCCAGTGACTCCACCTCCACCTCCTTCTATTCTTTCAATTCCAATCCATGGTGGAGATCCATGGCAACTTTCACCAGAAC GAAGCCTCACGTTAATGTCGGAACTATTGGACACGTGGATCATGGGAAGACCACGCTAACTGCGGTAATCACCAAG GTGCTTGCGGATGAAGGGAAGGCTAAGGTTGTGGCCTTTGATGAAATTGACAAGGCTCttgaagagaagaagagaggaaTCACCATTGCAACG GCTCATGTGGAGTATGAGACTGCAAAACGACATTATGCGCATGTGGATTGCCCTGGACACACGGATTATGTTAAA aatatgATTACGGGAGCTGCCCAGATGGATGGTGGTATACTTGTTGTATCTGCACCTGATGGACCAATGCCTCAAACCAAGGAGCACATTCTTCTTGCTCGCCAT GTTGGTGTGCCATCTCTTGTTTGCTTTCTAAATAAAGTTGATGCTGTTGATGATCCAGAGTTGTTAGAGCTTGTAGAAATGGAGTTACGTG AGCTAGTGAGCTTCTACAAGTTCCCTGGGGATGAAATCCCGATCATTAGAGGTTCAGCGTTGTCTGCTTTACAGGGTACAAATGACGAGATTGGAAGACAGGCCATTCTAAAATTAATGGATGTTGTAGATGCATACATTCCTGACCCTGTTCGCCAACTTGACAAGCCCTTCCTAATGCCAATTGAAGATGTGTTCTCAATTCAG GGACGTGGAACAGTTGCCACTAGCCGTGTTGAACAAGGCGTCATTAAAGTCGGTGAAGAAGTAGAGGTGTTAGGTCTAATGCAG GAACCATACTTCCTCATGCTTGATGTACTTCTCAACTTCTTCTTCAAACTCTTGATAAAATTCGAAAACTGGTCGTTTAGGTTATCCCTAGCATTAGCCTCGTCATCATCTCGTAGTGGTACAGGTGTAACGTTGCTCTGCTCCCGACCGATGTGGGACACGGTTCTAAGTTTACCCTTGGCACGTCGAATGAAACTGTTGAAAGTTTCATCGTTATCAAGTGAGGTGTTATCTGAGTTCGCCGCACGACCATGTTGTCCCTTCCAAGCGCGTGTGGTCTCTACTGCTGGATTAGCAGCACGCCACCTCATCCTTGGATCATATCCAGCTTCACTTGAAGCAACTCTT GTTGGTTTGAAAAGTGTTCGATGCAAGGTATATGGTTTCTCGACAAACTTGGTTAAGCTCAAATGA